The following are encoded together in the Candidatus Dormiibacterota bacterium genome:
- a CDS encoding ribonucleoside-diphosphate reductase subunit alpha yields the protein MDTISTSTFVAMQVRKRNGTLEPADVNKIVRAVARCCDGLPAVDPLRVATKTISGLYDGATTQELDRLSIQTAAMLIAEEPAYSLLAARLLATYIDKEVESQEIHSFSQSVAAGYRAGLISEDLAAFVLANSRKLNDAIDPSRNDRFEYFGLRTVYERYLLRHPHTRSVLETPQHFFLRVACGVAKSAPEALSYNDLFSSLDYLPSSPTLFNSGTTHAQLSSCFLLDSPADDLEAIYGAYRDVALLSKFSGGIGLSFTRVRSRGSLIRGTNGKSMGIIPFLKTLDASVAAVNQGGKRKGACCVYLEPWHADIEEFLDLRDSTGEEARRTHNLHLANWIPDLFMERVERDEPWSLFDPKDVPEFTDLYGEAFVSAYCAAEAAGLAVRELSARELYGKMMRTLAQTGNGWMNFKDASNRKCNQTGALCNVVHLSNLCTEIVEVTSSGRTAVCNLGSINLAQHVTGDTFDYSKLARTVRLAIRQLDRVIDATFYPTGSAAASNLDWRPVGLGVMGLQDVFFKLGLAFDGIDARTLSTRIAEEIYFQALLASCELAEAESAHPSFEQTRAAHGELQFDAWGVTPTDPERWEALRARIQKSGLRNSLLIAIAPTATIASIAGCYECIEPQISNLFKRETLSGEFLQINKYLVEDLKRLGLWNDGIRDRITRAEGSIAGIVEIPESLRERYRTAWEIPQKGLIDLAASRGAYIDQSQSLNLFSENPSIGKLSSMYLYAWKSGLKTSYYLRSRPASAIAKTTVPVATDATAIACSLENPENCEACQ from the coding sequence ATGGACACGATTTCTACATCCACATTCGTTGCGATGCAGGTTCGCAAGCGTAACGGTACGCTCGAACCAGCCGATGTCAACAAGATCGTGCGCGCGGTCGCCCGCTGCTGCGACGGTCTTCCCGCCGTCGATCCGCTGCGCGTTGCGACCAAGACCATCAGCGGTCTCTACGACGGTGCCACCACCCAAGAACTCGATCGGCTTTCGATTCAAACTGCGGCGATGCTCATTGCCGAAGAACCTGCGTACTCACTGCTCGCGGCACGATTACTCGCGACCTATATCGACAAAGAGGTTGAGAGCCAAGAGATTCACTCGTTCTCACAATCCGTCGCCGCAGGCTATCGAGCCGGTTTAATTTCAGAAGATCTGGCCGCCTTCGTGCTTGCGAACAGCCGCAAACTCAACGATGCTATCGATCCGTCACGTAACGATCGTTTCGAATATTTCGGTTTACGGACGGTTTACGAGCGCTACCTCCTGCGGCATCCTCACACGCGATCGGTGCTCGAAACCCCCCAACACTTTTTCCTGCGGGTCGCGTGCGGCGTTGCGAAGTCCGCGCCCGAGGCGCTGTCTTACAACGATCTCTTTTCGTCTCTCGATTATCTTCCGAGTTCGCCAACGCTCTTTAACTCGGGGACGACACACGCTCAGCTTTCCTCGTGCTTCTTGCTCGATTCTCCAGCCGACGATCTCGAAGCCATTTACGGCGCTTATCGCGACGTCGCGCTCCTCTCGAAATTCTCGGGCGGCATCGGTTTGAGCTTCACGCGCGTTCGCAGCCGAGGTTCGTTAATTCGCGGCACAAATGGCAAGTCGATGGGGATCATTCCATTCCTCAAGACGCTCGATGCGTCCGTTGCCGCCGTCAATCAGGGCGGCAAGCGCAAAGGCGCGTGCTGCGTCTATCTCGAGCCCTGGCACGCAGACATCGAAGAATTTCTCGATCTGCGCGACAGTACCGGCGAAGAAGCGCGCCGCACGCACAACTTACACCTCGCAAATTGGATCCCCGACCTGTTCATGGAGCGTGTCGAGCGAGACGAGCCATGGTCGCTCTTCGACCCCAAAGACGTCCCGGAGTTTACCGACCTGTACGGCGAGGCATTCGTATCGGCGTACTGCGCCGCCGAAGCCGCCGGGTTGGCCGTACGCGAGCTCTCCGCGCGCGAACTATACGGCAAGATGATGCGTACGCTCGCCCAGACCGGCAACGGATGGATGAACTTCAAAGACGCCAGCAATCGCAAATGCAATCAGACGGGCGCTCTCTGCAACGTCGTACATCTTTCCAATCTGTGTACGGAGATCGTCGAGGTGACTTCCTCGGGGCGCACGGCCGTTTGCAATCTCGGATCGATCAATCTCGCGCAGCACGTTACCGGGGACACCTTCGACTACTCCAAGCTCGCGCGCACGGTCCGCCTGGCTATCCGCCAGCTCGATCGCGTTATCGACGCAACGTTCTATCCGACCGGATCGGCAGCCGCGTCAAATCTTGATTGGCGGCCTGTCGGGCTCGGCGTAATGGGTCTGCAGGACGTTTTCTTCAAACTTGGGCTCGCATTCGACGGTATAGACGCACGTACGCTCTCTACTCGCATCGCCGAAGAGATCTACTTCCAGGCACTGCTGGCGAGCTGCGAGCTTGCCGAGGCAGAGTCAGCCCATCCATCGTTCGAGCAGACACGCGCCGCGCACGGCGAGCTACAATTCGACGCGTGGGGCGTTACGCCGACGGACCCGGAGCGCTGGGAAGCCCTGCGCGCGCGCATCCAAAAAAGCGGATTACGCAACTCGCTGTTGATCGCGATCGCACCCACAGCCACGATTGCTTCGATTGCCGGATGCTACGAATGCATCGAGCCGCAGATCTCCAACCTCTTTAAACGGGAGACCCTCTCGGGTGAGTTCTTGCAGATCAACAAGTACCTCGTCGAGGACCTCAAGCGCCTGGGTCTATGGAACGACGGGATCCGCGATCGCATCACGCGCGCGGAGGGTTCGATTGCCGGCATCGTCGAGATTCCGGAATCGCTTCGCGAACGATATCGGACCGCGTGGGAGATCCCGCAGAAAGGCCTTATCGACCTAGCGGCCTCGCGTGGCGCTTACATCGACCAGAGCCAGTCGCTCAATCTTTTCTCGGAGAACCCTTCCATCGGCAAGCTATCGTCGATGTACCTCTACGCATGGAAGAGCGGGCTCAAGACGAGCTACTATCTTCGATCGCGGCCGGCATCCGCAATTGCGAAGACGACCGTCCCCGTCGCAACCGATGCCACCGCGATCGCCTGTTCGCTTGAGAACCCTGAGAATTGCGAGGCCTGCCAATGA
- a CDS encoding error-prone DNA polymerase, translating into MYAAAVATTVDGYAELHAYSNFTFLEGASHPEELIDRAVELGLEAIALTDRNGLYGSVRFAKQARARGIAAIVGSELTFADGACIVLLVEDERGYANLCEIISCAQMRGSKANARLELEDLAERTAGLIALSGGENGRIERALAAHDAQAAREEAQTLQRLFGANLYLELQHHLTPQESLRNAQLLQIAEELALPYVATNGAFYAGKEDAQLADVLTCIKHGETLSEARAAHRLRANAEYHLKPTAAMRRIFAPYPAAIAATHAIAQRCSFRLERLSGQFPLFPVPGGSTRQMYLRELVYRGAIDRYGAPIGPAVERQLEYELGIIAKMDLAGYFLIVWDIVRAAAELGVLCQGRGSAANSAVCYALGITAVDPIGMDLLFERFMSEERQEIPDIDIDFAHQDRERVIQYIYERYGRSNAAMASEVITYRTRSALRDIGKALGLTLAQVGAVVAEYDARESLAGATGQEPDSEGGLAAPVGGELAERLHALCVRIEGFPRHMGIHSGGMVITRDPLVRVAPVEWASMRDRTIVQWDKDDLQDLGLIKIDLLGLGMLSLLREAFAIHERCRVRDERPLALHTIPADDPATYAMITRADTIGVFQIESRAQQSMLPRMKPRCFYDIVMQVAIIRPGPIQGQMIHPFLRRRAGLEPVTYPHPKLKPVLERTLGVPLFQEQGMRMAIEAAGFSAGEADQLRRAMGHKRSHERMREIFPRLVEGMVQNGIDRPAAEQLFHMLEGFADYGFPESHAASFALLAYASAYVKCHHPAIFTAAILNVQPMGFYSTEVLVNDAKRHGVVVRPIQVNASEYRSHVEPDGALRLGFHLVRGLGEAQQQRLETALAGGPFADILAFAQRTQLEREALENLAIADAFAPWFRSRRQAMWALRAIDERQARGGLGKLMDVREPAVRFAPLTAKQSSGFDLWATGVTPRGQAIEHFRPMLDAQRVIPAARLPQMPANLIARVGGLVITRQRPGTAKGFVFLTLEDETGLVNVIVRPDIYARFRRTIRSASTLVIEGKLQKDGGTIDVIARQIWAFDGEGLLDGVRPRNFH; encoded by the coding sequence ATCGCGCTCACCGATCGCAACGGCCTCTACGGCTCGGTTCGTTTTGCCAAACAGGCGCGTGCGCGCGGCATCGCGGCGATCGTCGGCAGCGAGCTCACGTTCGCCGACGGCGCCTGCATCGTGCTGCTGGTTGAAGACGAACGCGGGTATGCCAACCTGTGCGAGATCATCTCGTGCGCGCAGATGCGCGGCTCCAAGGCCAACGCGCGTTTGGAGCTGGAGGATCTCGCGGAGCGCACGGCCGGCTTGATCGCGCTCTCGGGCGGTGAAAACGGCCGGATCGAACGCGCGTTAGCGGCTCACGACGCGCAGGCGGCACGCGAGGAAGCGCAGACGCTGCAACGCCTCTTCGGCGCGAATCTCTATCTCGAATTGCAGCATCACCTCACCCCCCAGGAATCGCTGCGCAACGCGCAACTGCTGCAGATCGCCGAGGAACTCGCGCTGCCGTACGTTGCCACCAACGGCGCGTTCTATGCCGGTAAGGAGGACGCGCAGCTCGCCGACGTGCTGACGTGCATCAAGCACGGGGAGACCCTCTCCGAGGCGCGTGCGGCGCATCGGTTGCGCGCCAATGCCGAGTATCACCTCAAGCCCACAGCCGCGATGCGGCGCATCTTTGCGCCATACCCTGCGGCGATCGCAGCGACGCACGCGATCGCGCAACGCTGCAGCTTTCGGCTCGAACGCCTGAGCGGGCAATTCCCGCTCTTCCCCGTTCCAGGCGGCTCCACGCGCCAGATGTATCTGCGGGAGTTGGTCTATCGCGGTGCGATCGATCGGTATGGGGCGCCGATCGGCCCGGCGGTCGAACGGCAGCTCGAATACGAACTCGGCATCATCGCCAAGATGGATTTGGCCGGATACTTTCTGATCGTTTGGGATATCGTGCGGGCGGCCGCGGAATTGGGCGTGCTCTGCCAGGGGCGCGGTTCGGCGGCGAATTCGGCGGTCTGCTACGCGCTGGGCATCACCGCCGTGGATCCGATCGGGATGGACCTGCTCTTCGAACGCTTCATGTCGGAGGAGCGCCAGGAGATTCCCGATATCGATATCGATTTCGCGCATCAGGATCGCGAGCGCGTGATCCAGTACATTTACGAACGCTACGGCCGCTCCAACGCGGCGATGGCCTCGGAGGTGATTACCTATCGTACGCGTTCGGCCTTGCGCGATATCGGTAAGGCTCTGGGGCTGACGCTCGCGCAAGTCGGCGCGGTGGTGGCGGAGTACGACGCGCGCGAATCGCTCGCAGGCGCAACCGGGCAGGAACCTGATAGCGAAGGCGGTCTCGCCGCGCCGGTCGGCGGCGAACTGGCCGAACGGCTCCACGCGCTGTGCGTGCGCATCGAAGGCTTTCCGCGCCACATGGGCATCCACTCCGGCGGCATGGTGATCACGCGCGATCCGCTGGTGCGCGTCGCGCCGGTCGAATGGGCGAGCATGCGCGATCGCACGATCGTGCAATGGGATAAAGACGATCTGCAAGACCTCGGACTCATCAAAATCGATCTGCTCGGATTGGGCATGCTCTCGCTGCTGCGCGAAGCCTTCGCAATCCACGAGCGCTGCCGCGTGCGCGACGAACGGCCCCTGGCATTACACACGATTCCGGCCGACGATCCCGCGACCTACGCCATGATTACGCGCGCCGATACGATCGGCGTCTTTCAGATCGAATCGCGCGCCCAGCAATCGATGCTCCCGCGCATGAAGCCGCGCTGCTTCTACGATATCGTGATGCAGGTGGCGATCATTCGGCCGGGGCCGATTCAAGGGCAGATGATCCACCCGTTTCTGCGCCGTCGCGCGGGGCTGGAACCGGTAACGTATCCGCATCCGAAATTAAAGCCGGTGTTGGAGCGCACGCTGGGCGTGCCGCTCTTTCAAGAGCAGGGCATGCGCATGGCGATCGAAGCCGCCGGATTCTCCGCCGGCGAAGCCGACCAATTGCGCCGCGCCATGGGGCACAAACGCTCGCACGAGCGGATGCGCGAGATCTTTCCGCGGTTGGTCGAGGGCATGGTGCAGAACGGCATCGACCGCCCCGCGGCGGAGCAGTTGTTTCACATGCTCGAAGGGTTTGCCGACTACGGCTTCCCCGAATCGCACGCGGCGAGTTTTGCACTCTTAGCCTATGCGTCGGCGTATGTGAAGTGCCACCATCCGGCGATATTTACGGCGGCGATTCTCAACGTGCAGCCGATGGGCTTTTACTCCACCGAAGTGTTGGTTAACGACGCAAAGCGTCACGGCGTCGTCGTGCGCCCGATACAGGTCAATGCGAGCGAGTACCGTTCGCACGTGGAACCCGATGGCGCGCTGCGTTTGGGCTTTCACCTCGTTCGCGGTTTAGGCGAGGCGCAGCAGCAACGGCTGGAAACCGCGCTGGCAGGCGGCCCGTTCGCCGATATCCTCGCGTTCGCGCAACGAACGCAACTCGAACGCGAGGCGCTGGAGAATCTTGCGATCGCCGATGCCTTCGCACCGTGGTTTCGCTCGCGCCGCCAAGCGATGTGGGCGCTGCGCGCCATCGACGAACGGCAGGCGCGCGGCGGCCTGGGCAAGCTGATGGACGTCCGGGAACCCGCGGTGCGATTCGCGCCGCTCACCGCCAAGCAGTCATCGGGCTTCGATCTCTGGGCGACCGGCGTCACGCCGCGCGGCCAAGCGATCGAACATTTCCGCCCCATGCTCGATGCGCAGCGCGTGATCCCCGCAGCGCGCCTGCCGCAAATGCCCGCCAACCTCATCGCGCGCGTGGGCGGCTTGGTGATTACGCGTCAGCGGCCCGGTACCGCCAAGGGGTTCGTCTTTCTCACGCTCGAGGATGAAACGGGATTGGTCAACGTGATCGTGCGTCCGGATATCTACGCGCGCTTTCGGCGCACGATTCGCAGCGCGTCGACGCTCGTCATCGAAGGCAAACTCCAGAAGGATGGCGGCACCATCGACGTCATCGCTCGCCAAATCTGGGCCTTCGACGGCGAAGGCCTCCTCGACGGAGTCCGCCCCCGCAATTTTCACTAG